A genome region from Terriglobia bacterium includes the following:
- a CDS encoding DUF465 domain-containing protein, which produces MAAQVRDVLIASNEEFRRLVTEHSQYSQRLDSLTQKRFLSEDEKIEEVRLKKLKLRLKDQMESLEQQFRHRENNVA; this is translated from the coding sequence ATGGCAGCTCAGGTACGCGACGTGCTCATCGCCAGCAATGAAGAGTTTCGGCGCCTTGTTACTGAACATTCCCAATATTCCCAGCGGCTCGATAGCCTCACCCAGAAGAGATTTCTCTCCGAGGATGAGAAGATCGAAGAGGTCCGCCTGAAAAAGTTGAAACTGCGCCTCAAGGACCAGATGGAATCCTTGGAGCAGCAGTTCCGGCATCGCGAGAACAACGTAGCGTAA
- a CDS encoding phosphatidylserine decarboxylase — translation MVRDGYYYALGSLVAAGLLAWLAAPPWAIVPLAFGAFCAWFFRDPDRQVPAAAGAIVSPGDGRVTDIMAIEVEGRGRTRISIFLSVFDVHVNRSPIGGVVRDVQYRKGQFKNAMGAASADGNEQNIVTVDDGAQTVVFKQIAGLIARRIIFTKRVGDTVARGERIGLIKFGSRCDVIFDAAASVQVKIGQHVAGGSSILALAPVTQPADRRIELTGAQREQGACR, via the coding sequence ATGGTTCGTGACGGCTACTATTACGCGCTCGGGTCCCTGGTAGCTGCCGGGCTTCTCGCTTGGCTGGCTGCCCCGCCGTGGGCCATCGTCCCGCTCGCATTCGGCGCGTTCTGTGCCTGGTTCTTTCGGGACCCCGACCGCCAGGTTCCGGCGGCGGCGGGCGCGATCGTCTCTCCCGGCGATGGCCGCGTCACCGACATCATGGCCATCGAGGTGGAGGGCCGTGGGCGCACCCGCATCAGCATTTTTCTCAGTGTGTTTGACGTCCACGTCAACCGCTCGCCCATCGGCGGCGTTGTCCGGGACGTGCAGTACCGCAAGGGCCAGTTCAAGAACGCCATGGGCGCGGCCAGCGCCGACGGCAACGAGCAGAACATCGTGACCGTGGACGACGGCGCCCAGACGGTGGTCTTCAAGCAGATTGCCGGCCTCATCGCGCGCCGTATTATCTTCACCAAGCGCGTCGGCGACACGGTCGCGCGCGGCGAGCGCATCGGCCTGATCAAGTTCGGCTCCCGCTGCGACGTCATCTTCGACGCTGCCGCCTCGGTGCAGGTGAAAATCGGACAACACGTCGCCGGCGGTTCCAGTATCCTTGCCCTCGCGCCGGTCACGCAGCCCGCTGACCGCCGCATCGAACTGACCGGCGCACAGCGCGAACAGGGAGCCTGCCGATGA